A segment of the Leptolyngbya sp. NIES-3755 genome:
CACTCCTTCCTACGCTGCTCTCAATCGCGCTGAAAAGTCCGTTACCATCAAACCCAGCGAAGGAGAGAGTGTCAGCAACTCTCACACTCACGTCTCCTGCATTTCCTTGTCCAGAGGAGGCGGTAACGATATACGCACCGTCATTCAATGCGATGGAACGAGCTGAGATCGTAATATTACCTCCATTACCTTTTGCCCTTGAGTCTGCATTACTCCCAATACCACTCGCGTCTCCTTCAGCCGAAATTCCGTTAATAGAGAGATTACCGTTGGTTCTTATAGTTGTATTACCAGCATTTCCCTCTCCTGAAGTGCTGTTATTGAAGAAAGCGCCATCAATCAAACTGATAGAACCTGCGCTAATTGTAATATTACCTCCATTACCAATTGCCCCTTGACTTACAAGACTTTGAATATTACTGCCGAGTCGATTCAAATTATTAAATCCAGACAAAGAGAGACTATCCTTGACTTCGAGAGTGATATTGCCCGCATTACCATTTCCAAAAGTAGTGGTTACTAGTCCTGCACCATCATTAAAAGCAATAGAGTTAGCTGCAATCGTGATGTTACCACCATTGCCTCTTGCCCGTCGTAATACTTGGCTTCCTATGCCACTGACAAATCCATTAAATCCTCTTCCAGAAAAGGAAAGTGTACCACTAACCGATAGTCGCACATTTCCTGCATTCCCTGTTCCGTAGATGAATGTACCCATTTGCGCTCCATCATCGAATGTAATAGAGCGGGCTGACACGATCACATCTCCAGTATTACCGACTCCCTCTGGCCAGATCAGATTCCCAATAAACGTATAGCCATCGTTCCCCCCAAATCCAGCCAGAGAAAGCGTATCAGCAATCTCTAATCTCGTGTCTCCTGTATTCCCCTGACCGTAAGTATAGCTGCCTAATTGAGCACCATCATCCAGTTCAGCAGAGCGAGCGACAATCCTGATACCACCTGCATTTCCGACACCTCCAGGCTCTACCAGGTTAAATACATTACTTCCTTCCGCAATTCTGACAGTTTCCGCAGCATTGAATGTAACCTCTCCTGCTTGAGCAACCGCAGAACTTGAAGTATCAGCAATTCCTGCGGTGAGATCGCTGCTGCCTAAAATGTTAATATTTCGGGCGTTAATCGCAATATTGCCGCCTCCGCTTGCGGTCACATCAATCAGCGCCGAATCCACGATCGACACATCCGCCCTCGCCACCCCATCCGGCACATTCACCCGAAACTCCTGCCCCTGCTGCGTCAGCCCCACCTCACCCGCTGCTGCCACCCCGACCAATTCCACCCGTCCCCCCGGTGCGAGTAACTGCCCGCCCTCGATCGAAACATTCCCACCGACTAGAGCTAGGGTTTGCCCGTTCAGAACTTGTAGAATTGCACCTTGCGATCGCACTTCCCCCGCACGATTCCCATATTGCAACCCAATTGGCGTACTAATGGTGAGTAAGGGCGGCGCTTGTGGAGTGCTGGCACTGTAAGCAAATCCATCGTTGAAGATTACGCGATCGCTACTACTGGCAAAAAACGACCCACGAATATCTAATCTTGCATTCGTACCAAACAAAATCCCATTCGGATTGAGCAAGAACAAACTCGCACTGCCATTCACACCCAACGTGCCCAGAATATTCGAGGGCGTTGTTCCGGTGACTCGCGTAAAGATATTTCCAACTCCAGTCGGATTCCCAAAGTAGACGCGCCCACTGTCCCCCACATTGAAGTCGCGGAAGCTATGAAACAATGATGAACCTCGTTGCGCTCCTCCGCTAATCACATCAGCGGGTAAGGCGTTTATCGTTCCAGGAGTAACGATCGATGATTCTGATCCCAAGCTACTATCGGGAACGAGTTGAGCGATGGCAGGTGAAGCTATCAAAAGTCCACTGATTCCGAGACACCAAGCCATTAGGTTCTGCTGCATCATGACGCATTTCTCAGTGGTATATCAACGGAAGTGAATCTTTACCATTGGCTTTGGAAACCAAGCTGCACTGGACTTTCTCAGATTCTACTTTGGTCATTCAATCAGATTCGATCGGGATTAGCAACACGGGTGTTTT
Coding sequences within it:
- a CDS encoding filamentous haemagglutinin outer membrane protein (similar to AA sequence:cyanobase_aa:Tery_3487) → MMQQNLMAWCLGISGLLIASPAIAQLVPDSSLGSESSIVTPGTINALPADVISGGAQRGSSLFHSFRDFNVGDSGRVYFGNPTGVGNIFTRVTGTTPSNILGTLGVNGSASLFLLNPNGILFGTNARLDIRGSFFASSSDRVIFNDGFAYSASTPQAPPLLTISTPIGLQYGNRAGEVRSQGAILQVLNGQTLALVGGNVSIEGGQLLAPGGRVELVGVAAAGEVGLTQQGQEFRVNVPDGVARADVSIVDSALIDVTASGGGNIAINARNINILGSSDLTAGIADTSSSAVAQAGEVTFNAAETVRIAEGSNVFNLVEPGGVGNAGGIRIVARSAELDDGAQLGSYTYGQGNTGDTRLEIADTLSLAGFGGNDGYTFIGNLIWPEGVGNTGDVIVSARSITFDDGAQMGTFIYGTGNAGNVRLSVSGTLSFSGRGFNGFVSGIGSQVLRRARGNGGNITIAANSIAFNDGAGLVTTTFGNGNAGNITLEVKDSLSLSGFNNLNRLGSNIQSLVSQGAIGNGGNITISAGSISLIDGAFFNNSTSGEGNAGNTTIRTNGNLSINGISAEGDASGIGSNADSRAKGNGGNITISARSIALNDGAYIVTASSGQGNAGDVSVRVADTLSFAGFDGNGLFSAIESSVGRSGTGNGGDIDIVADTLSLRDQAQLASNNSGQGVAGNIRVQTQSVFLRQGAKFTAETASGRGGDITLQNANLLVLRDGSSISSTAGTAQAGGNGGNITIDSKLIVAVPQEDSNITANAFSGRGGNVRITTQGLFGIEPRLQETPFSDITASSQFGVSGTITLNTPDVDPAQGLVQLPTDLQDTSGLIASTCPADEGNSFAITGRGGLPEDPRQPLMSDRVWLDDRSSAQTSTLPAQASTEIVEAQGWVRDRNGTVTLVATRPSAITQPTQSVLCALLIGNQFHDR